A single region of the Mytilus trossulus isolate FHL-02 unplaced genomic scaffold, PNRI_Mtr1.1.1.hap1 h1tg000215l__unscaffolded, whole genome shotgun sequence genome encodes:
- the LOC134701081 gene encoding uncharacterized protein LOC134701081 — protein MAELIHHSMFIFLIFQCVSGFLIDSTTPKYAGVITDKHYIAVVDLLMEERQARHLLEHVVTSLQQKVQSLEQKDISKHAQEISALQLQVNGLVATCSLSQNNFGVLEGKIKDLEINYTLLKDENQKLSQDVATLKQTQSVVSIENLKQQVQATSNKVNQLEYNNMVRNQDIIAISNITRQNQLDVKTIGHKLTQQITSVERVFREKSRNDTVVYREFSKALDLKIANLAANQSIQVATLAQQNYPVALTAWNAGGDVTIGSEIKFNEVKTSTGISNLSAINSTGTFKVEVDGVYIIAVTVNSGTKDSGFEIHKNNITLSQVYIQGKVGDNDQSGTSVVSTELRMGDSISVLASAGDRKSGIVHVDKGWSTLSIIKI, from the exons ATGGCTGAGTTGATTCATCATTCAATGTTCATTTTTCTCATCTTCCAATGCGTAAGTGGATTTTTAATTGACAGCACTACGCCCAAATATGCCGGCGTTATAACTGACAAACATTATATTGCCGTCGTTGATTTGCTAATGGAGGAAAGACAAGCACGACATCTTTTAGAGCACGTTGTTACTAGCTTACAACAGAAAGTGCAATCTCTTGAACAAAAGGACATTTCGAAGCATGCGCAGGAAATTTCTGCTTTGCAACTGCAAGTCAATGGTCTAGTTGCTACGTGCAGTTTAAGTCAAAACAATTTCGGAGTATTAGAAGGCAAAATCAAAGACTTGGAGATTAATTATACTTTGTTGAAGGATGAAAACCAGAAACTATCACAAGACGTTGCAACTCTGAAACAAACCCAATCAGTCGTCagcattgaaaatttaaaacagcaAGTACAGGCAACATCAAACAAAGTGAACCAactcgaatataacaatatggTGAGGAATCAAGATATAATCGCCATTTCCAATATAACCCGTCAGAACCAATTGGATGTCAAAACTATTGGCCACAAACTTACCCAGCAAATCACATCCGTTGAAAGGGTATTTCGAGAAAAATCCCGAAATG acACAGTTGTTTACCGAGAGTTTAGCAAAGCCTTGGATttgaaaatagcaaatttgGCAGCTAACCAGAGTATCCAAGTAGCAACATTAGCACAGCAAAATTATCCAG TTGCTCTCACTGCCTGGAATGCAGGCGGGGATGTTACCATTggaagtgaaataaaattcaatgaaGTAAAGACATCGACTGGAATAAGTAACCTGTCGGCCATTAATTCAACTGGAACCTTTAAAGTGGAAGTAGATGGCGTATACATAATTGCAGTTACAGTGAATTCTGGTACAAAAGATTCGgggttcgaaattcataaaaataacattacttTATCTCAAGTTTATATCCAAGGAAAAGTCGGAGATAATGATCAGAGTGGAACAAGTGTGGTTTCAACTGAACTACGCATGGGGGATTCAATAAGTGTTCTAGCATCTGCTGGAGACAGGAAATCAGGCATTGTTCATGTTGACAAGGGTTGGTCAACATTAtctattattaaaatataa